The Streptomyces sp. NBC_00236 DNA window TGCGCCAGGCCGTGCACATGTACAAGAGCAAGAACAAGACAAAGGGCAAGAGCAGGAGCAAGCGGAAGCACAGCTCCGGCGGGTTCGGCGGCGGGCTGATCGTGGGGATCGTGCTGGCCGTGATCGTGGTCGGCGTCATCGCGTTCGTGCTCATCGCCCGCGCACGGCGCAACTAGCGCCGCTCGCCACCCCGGCCGGGCGGCGAGCGGCGCGGTCCCTCACCCTGCCGAGACGTTGTGCAGGGGCGACTTGGCCGCACTGGAGCGCATGACCATGGGCCCGAAGGCGACGGTGTCGCCCGCGGACGCGGTCTGCGCGGTGGTGGACGTGCCCGGGTAGAACCAGCGCCAGGTGCCCGAAGCGGACGCGGTCACCGTCGTACTGACCTGGCCCGCGCTGTTCGTCTTCACCGTCTTCACCGTCGTGTACGAGGCGGCCCCGGCCTTCCTGAACTGCAGCTTCAGGCTCTGGCCGCCGTAGCCGCGGTACTTCAGCGCCTCCCAGTCGGCGCGGGCCAGCGCTCCGGTGACCTTGACCTGCTTGCTGGTGCCGAACAGGTCGGGCCGCGTCGCGGACACCTTCAGCGTCGCCGCTCGCTTCAACGTGAACGGGGCGAGCGCATCGTAGATCCAGTAGTCCCTGTCGTTGGCGTTGACGATGCCGTAGACGTCCCAGCCACCGGCCCCCTCGTTGGCATTGCGCTCGCTGTACCCGGGAAACCAGGCGGGATCGAAGCGCAGCGTCCCCGTGCAGTCCGAGGTGGTGCTGCTCAGCTTCTTGCAGGTGACCCCGACCGTCTCGGCCGGAGCGCCGTAGGCGGTGTTCGCGCTGTGCGCGTCGAGATCCCCCACCCCCTTGACGCCCGAGTTGTCCTTGATCGTCAGCTTGACCGGGAAGGTCACCGCTCCGCGGATGCCGACGACGACGCTCCTGCCGTTGTTGGCCACCGCCTTGACGACCCTGATGTCGCCCCGCCCCTCTGCGTGCGCCGGTGACGCCCCCAGCACGGCCATGACCACCGAAGCGGCCACCGTGCCCCACAGCACATGTCTTCGCATGTCCCCTCCTCCTCACCGTCCGCACCGGATCCGGCGCGGACGCGTGGGCACAGAGTAGAACCGGCCCCCAGGGGGCTCGTGTGCGGGGACCGGGCCGCTCGGCAGCCCTCAGCCCGGCCAGACGATCGACTGGAGTTCGCTGTACGCGTGCAGCGCGTACGAGCCGACGTCCCGCCCGACCCCGCTCCGCTTGAACCCGCCGAACGGGGCCTCCATGTTGCGGCCGATGGTGTTCACGCCGACCCCGCCCGCGCGCAGCCGGCGGGCGACGCGGAAGGCGCGGGCCACGTCGCCGGACCAGACGTAGTCGATCAGTCCGTAGTCGCTGTCGTTGGCCAGCGCGATGCCCTCCTCCTCGTCGTCGAAGGGGACGACGACCACGACCGGGCCGAAGATCTCCTCCCTTACGACCCGCATGTCGTTGGTGCAGTCGGCCAGCAGTGTCGGCGCGACGTAGAAGCCGCGGCCGGTCGGGTCGGGGCGTTCGCCGCCCGTGACGACGCGGGCCCCTTCCTTGCGGCCCAGTTCCACGTACGACTCGATGCGGTCGCGGTGCGCGGCGGAGATGACCGGGCCGACGACCGTGCCCTTCGCCGTCGGATCGCCCACCGTCAGATACCCGGCGTACGCGGTGAGCTTCTCGATCAGCGCGTCGTGCACGGCCCGTTGGACCAGGACGCGGGTCGGAGCCGTACAGATCTGACCGCTGTAGAACGAGAACGTCGTCCCGATGCCCGCGACCGCCGAGTCGAGGTCGGCGTCGTCGAGGACGACGGCGGCGCCCTTCCCGCCCAGCTCCATCAGCTGCCGTTTCATCGAACGGCCGCAGACCTCCGCGATGCGCTGCCCGACCGCGGTGGAGCCGGTGAAGCTGACCATGTCGACAGCGGGCGAGTCGACGGCGGCCTCGCCCACTCCGGGGGCCGAACCGCTGACGACGTTGACGACCCCGGCCGGTACGCCCGCCTCCGCGAGGGCCTCGGCCATCCGGTAGACGGAGAGCGGGTCCTGCGGAGCCGGTTTCACGACGACCGTGTTGCCCATGGCGAGCGCGGGCGCGATCTTGCCGGCCGGGTTGGCCCAGGGGTTGTTGTACGAGGTGATGCAGGTGACGACGCCGACCGGCTGGCGGACGGCGAGCGCCCCGAAGATCCCGGCCCGGCCCATCGGGCCCGCCTCGTTGATCTGCGGCGCGATGGCCTCCTCGACCGGTTCCAGCGCGCCCTTCGCGTACCGCCGGTAGCGCGCCGCGCCCACGGCGACCTGCATGCCGCGGGCCGTACCGGTGGTGGCGCCGCTCTCCGCCTGCGCGAGGGCGGCGTTGGCGAGGAAGTCGCGCTGCATCAGGTCGGCGGCGCGGTCGAGGATCGCGGCGCGCTCCTCGGGGCGAGTGCGGGACCAGGTGGCGAAGGCGTCGCGGGCCGCGGTAGCAGCCTCGTACACCTGGGCGCGGCTCGCCTCGGGGGCGAGGCCGACGGTCTCCTCGGTGGCCGGGTCGACCACCTCGTAGTGGCCGTCGGCGGGTTCGGTCCACTCGCCGTTGATGAAGAGGCGCTGCGGGGTCGGGGTCATACCGTGCTCACCGTCCGGGTGTCGCGGCCGGAACGGAGCACCGTCCCGGGGACCGCGCCGGTCACCTTGTCGTCGCGCAGGGTCTCCACCCCGTTGACGCGGACCGACACGATGCCGAGGGCCTTGGAGTCGAGCCGGGGGCTGTCGCCGGGCAG harbors:
- a CDS encoding aldehyde dehydrogenase family protein, with protein sequence MTPTPQRLFINGEWTEPADGHYEVVDPATEETVGLAPEASRAQVYEAATAARDAFATWSRTRPEERAAILDRAADLMQRDFLANAALAQAESGATTGTARGMQVAVGAARYRRYAKGALEPVEEAIAPQINEAGPMGRAGIFGALAVRQPVGVVTCITSYNNPWANPAGKIAPALAMGNTVVVKPAPQDPLSVYRMAEALAEAGVPAGVVNVVSGSAPGVGEAAVDSPAVDMVSFTGSTAVGQRIAEVCGRSMKRQLMELGGKGAAVVLDDADLDSAVAGIGTTFSFYSGQICTAPTRVLVQRAVHDALIEKLTAYAGYLTVGDPTAKGTVVGPVISAAHRDRIESYVELGRKEGARVVTGGERPDPTGRGFYVAPTLLADCTNDMRVVREEIFGPVVVVVPFDDEEEGIALANDSDYGLIDYVWSGDVARAFRVARRLRAGGVGVNTIGRNMEAPFGGFKRSGVGRDVGSYALHAYSELQSIVWPG